A segment of the Hallerella succinigenes genome:
CCTGGATTTTGGAACGGAGCCTGTTCACATCCTTTTCGCCTGCTTCATAAGAAGCCTTGGCATCGAGGAGAGCCTTGGAAATCGCAACCGCTGCGCCGCGTTCCACATCGTTCATGTATTCGTTGCGACTCGAACGGGCAAGTCCCGAAGCTTCGCGCACAATCGGAAGCGTGTGAATTTCAATCGGCATATTCAGATCCTTCACCATGCGCTTGATAAGGAAAGCCTGCTGGTAATCTTTTTTGCCGAAATAGGCACGGTCTGCGCCAGAGATGTTGAAGAGCTTTGTCACCACGGTCAATACGCCGCGGAAATGTCCCGGACGGGTCGCACCGCAGTAAAGGCATTCCATCGTTTCATCGCGCACGAGCGTCAGCGGATCTCCATCCGGATACATTTCTGCCGGAGTCGGAGCAAACACAAAATTGCCGCCGTGAGCGTCGACGAGTTCTGCATCTTTTTCCAAGCGACGCGGATACTTGTCGAGATCTTCATTCTTGCCAAACTGGATCGGATTCAGAAATACGCTCACGACCGTCACATCGTTTTCCTTGGCAGAAGCGTCCACCAAGCTCATATGACCTTCATGCAAAGCGCCCATCGTCGGAACGAGGCCGATGCTCTTGCCTGCTTTCTTCAACGGGAGAAGTTCTGCACGGAGTTCTGCAATCGTCTTGACAATTTTCATTTTATTTAGC
Coding sequences within it:
- the panC gene encoding pantoate--beta-alanine ligase — protein: MKIVKTIAELRAELLPLKKAGKSIGLVPTMGALHEGHMSLVDASAKENDVTVVSVFLNPIQFGKNEDLDKYPRRLEKDAELVDAHGGNFVFAPTPAEMYPDGDPLTLVRDETMECLYCGATRPGHFRGVLTVVTKLFNISGADRAYFGKKDYQQAFLIKRMVKDLNMPIEIHTLPIVREASGLARSSRNEYMNDVERGAAVAISKALLDAKASYEAGEKDVNRLRSKIQENVAKAGGVVQYIEIASQKTLFANTSGTVDEPSVILIAAFFGKTRLIDNMELN